In Pasteurella dagmatis, the sequence GGATTGGTTGCTCTGATAGTCGTGTTCCTGCAGAAAAATTAACAAATTTAGGGCCCGGAGAATTATTTGTACATCGTAATGTCGCTAACCAAGTCATTCATACGGATTTAAATTGTTTATCTGTTGTACAGTACGCTGTGGATGTTTTAAACATTGAGCATATCATTATTTGTGGTCACACTAATTGTGGTGGTATCAAAGCAGCTATGGCAGATCAAGATTTAGGTTTAATTAATAACTGGCTTCTGCATATTCGTGACATTTGGTACAAACATAGCCATTTATTAGGCAAATTACCTCCTGAAAAACGTGCAGATATGCTCACAAGAATCAATGTTGCGGAACAAGTTTATAACTTAGGTAGCTCATCAATTATCAAATCTGCTTGGAAAAATGGGAAAAAACTGTCTTTACATGGTTGGGTCTATGATGTCAACGATGGTTTTTTAATAGATCAAGGCGTAATGGCGACAAGCAGAGAATCTTTAGAAATCTCTTATCGTGATGCAATAGCTCGTTTATTGACCTTAGATGAAAGTGATATTTTGAAAAAAGCACATGAAATCTATGAGTATGATTAATTAGCAATTTATAGCCAGATTTTATCAAAACGAAGAGCGGTCAATTTTTTTAAAATTTTGACCGCTCTTTTTAATAACCTGTTAACTTGACTATCTTGTATTTAGAAAATAGATAATGCTAACACAATAATCACGCCAAGTGCTAAAACAACTGTCATCATTGAATAACCAAAAGTACCCATTCTGCTCTCCTCAATTAAGTAAATTTTGCTTATTCTAATAAAAAATGCCCATAAATAAAAATAATATTTATAACAAGAAAAAATGTGACATTGCGCAAAAAATTAGGAACTATTGCTTAACCTATGATCCAAATCTCGTATAATGAATAAATTTTGTATGGAGAACACTTATGGCAACAATAAAAGATGTCGCAAAAATGGCTGGGGTATCAACAACCACAGTTTCTCACGTAATTAATAAAACACGATTTGTTGCAGAGGAAACGGAAAAATTAGTTTTAGATGCTATTCAACAATTAAATTATTCTCCAAGTGCTGTCGCTCGTAGCTTAAAGGTCAACACAACAAAATCGATCGGAATGATCGTCACGAGCAGTGAAGCACCTTATTTTGCGGAGATCATCCACGCAGTAGAAGAATATTGCTACCGTCAAGGCTATTCATTATTTTTATGCAATACACAAAACAACGTTGAAAAAATCAAAAACCATCTTGAAATGCTGATTAAAAAGCGAGTTGATGGTATTTTAGTCATGTGTGCTGAATACACGCAAGATTCTTTGGATTTATTAGCAAATTTCACTTCTCTCCCTATGGTTGTAATGGATTGGGGACCAAATAATAAAAATACCGATATTATCCAAGATAACAGCTTCACTGGCGGCTATATTGCTACAAAATATTTGATCGATAATGGTCACAAAGATATCGGTATCATTGCAGGTGAGCTTTCAAAAACAACAGCAAAAACACGTTATGAAGGTTTTATCAAAGCAATGAAAGAGGCCAATTTAGTAATTAACCCAGATTGGGTTATGGAGGGTTATTTTGAACCAGAAGACGGTTACGAGTGCATGAACAAAATTCTAGCACAAGACACACTCCCTACGGCTGTTTTCTGTTGTAATGATGTAATGGCTCTAGGAGCAATTTCTGCTATTAGTGAACGTGGTTTGCGTGTACCTGAAGATATTTCAATTATTGGTTACGACAATATTCACGCATCACGTTTTTATTCTCCACCATTAACAACAATTCACCAATCAAAATCACGTTTAGGTGCGCGAGCAGTCACTTTGTTGTTTGAGCGTATTAATGAAAAATCAGATCTCCACGAAACGATTGAAATGCATCCAGAGCTCGTCGTTCGTAAGTCGGTTAAATCGCTTCTTTAAGACTTCTTGAGCTCTATTTTTAGATGAAACTAGAGCTCATTAATTTCCTTCGACCTATCAAAAATCATATTTATACATACTTTCTAATTTATTATCCAAGATCATATTTTTCATTTAAAAAAATAAATAGGATTGATCTTTATAGCTATTTTTGATTATATCTACATATATTGAGGTATTTGACCTGCCATTTTTAGTCATCAAAAATTATTTAAGAGGTTATATTATGATTCAGCAGTACTCTACTATGCGTAATAATATTAGTATGTTAGGACGCTTTCTTGGGGAAACTATTAGTGATGCGCAAGGTAGCGATATTCTTGAGCTCATCGAAAATATTCGTGTACTGTCGCGCAATTCTCGTGGCGGCGATGATAAGGCGCGTAATCAACTACTTTCTACTCTTGCAACAATTTCTAACGATAATATTATCCCTGTCGCACGTGCATTTAGCCAATTCTTAAATCTCACTAATATTGCGGAGCAATATCAAACTATATCGCGTCATCATAATGATCAAGTTGCTTCTGAACGGTCCATACCAGCATTATTTAAACGCCTAAAAGCACAACAAGTACCACAACAAAAACTAATGGAAGCTGTTGAGAAGTTACTGATTGAGTTAGTTCTGACTGCACACCCAACAGAAGTAACTCGCCGCTCTTTAGTACATAAACACGTTGAGATTAATAAGTGTTTGAGTAAATTAGAACATAGCGATTTAATGGATAATGAACGCAAGATGATTGAGCGCCGTTTATTACAACTCATTGCTCAAGCTTGGCACACTAATGAAATCCGTACACAACGCCCTACGCCATTTGAAGAAGCTAAATGGGGATTTGCGGTGATTGAAAACAGTTTATGGCAAGCTGTGCCTGAATTTTTACGTCAGCTCAACGCAAGTGCGGTCGAATTTTTTGGATTTAATATTCCAGTGGAACTAAACCCAATTCGTTTTTCTTCTTGGATGGGAGGAGATAGAGATGGTAATCCATTCGTGACTGCCGACGTTACTTGTCAAGTGCTACGCTTAGCACGTTGGAAAGCTGCTGATTTATTTTTAAAAGATATTCAGGCTCTTTCTGATGAATTATCAATGGTAAAATGCACAGAGGAATTCCGCCAAAAATATGGCGATCACATTGAGCCTTACCGTGCTGTTGTCAAAGAATTACGTTCAAAACTCATGACAACCTTAACATACTACGATGATCTATTAACTAACCGAACTCCACGTGTAAGTGAAAATGAAATCATTACTTGTGATGAGCAACTCTGGGAGCCTCTCTACGATTGTTACCAATCATTACAAGCTTCTGGAATGCGCATTATCGCCAATGGCTTATTACTAGATTGTTTACGCCGTATTCGTTGCTTTGGAGTGACCTTGTCACGTCTTGACATACGCCAAGAAAGTACTCGACATACAGAAGCCATTGCTGAAATCACACGTTATATTGGTTTAGGTGACTATGCACAATGGAGTGAAAGCGACAAACAAGCTTTCTTAATTCGTGAGTTAAGCTCTCGCCGCCCATTATTGCCACTTAATTGGTCACCTTCTGCCCCAACACAAGAAATTTTAGACACTTGTCGAGTGATTGCAGAGCAACCTGAGGGGGTAATTTCTTGCTACATCATTTCAATGGCAAAAACAGCATCTGATGTACTTGCTGTACATTTATTATTAAAAGAATGTGGCGTTCCATACCACTTGCCTGTCGTGCCATTATTTGAAACCCTCGATGATTTAGCTGCTTCAGAAAGTGTGATGACTGAGTTATTTAATATTGGCTGGTATCGTGGCATTATCAATAATAAACAAATGGTGATGATAGGTTATTCTGACTCAGCTAAAGATGCAGGAATGATGGCGGCCTCTTGGGCGCAATATTGTGCACAAGAAGCAATAGTGAACTTATGTCACAAACTCAATATTGAATTAACTTTATTCCACGGACGAGGTGGTACAATTGGTCGTGGAGGTGCACCAGCACACGCTGCTCTACTTTCTCAACCTCCCCGCTCACTGAAAAATGGCTTACGTGTGACAGAACAAGGAGAAATGATTCGATTTAAATTAGGCTTGCCTGCTGTAGCAGTAGGAAGTTTGGGGTTATATGCAAGTGCTATTTTAGAAGCTAACCTACTACCACCACCAGAGCCAAAAGCAAAATGGCGTGAGCTAATGAATGAACTTTCTGCTTCGTCATGCAAAATTTACCGTGATATTGTACGTGGTG encodes:
- the can gene encoding carbonate dehydratase encodes the protein MKKIEQLFANNYSWAIRMKEENSSYFQELADHQTPSYLWIGCSDSRVPAEKLTNLGPGELFVHRNVANQVIHTDLNCLSVVQYAVDVLNIEHIIICGHTNCGGIKAAMADQDLGLINNWLLHIRDIWYKHSHLLGKLPPEKRADMLTRINVAEQVYNLGSSSIIKSAWKNGKKLSLHGWVYDVNDGFLIDQGVMATSRESLEISYRDAIARLLTLDESDILKKAHEIYEYD
- the ppc gene encoding phosphoenolpyruvate carboxylase translates to MIQQYSTMRNNISMLGRFLGETISDAQGSDILELIENIRVLSRNSRGGDDKARNQLLSTLATISNDNIIPVARAFSQFLNLTNIAEQYQTISRHHNDQVASERSIPALFKRLKAQQVPQQKLMEAVEKLLIELVLTAHPTEVTRRSLVHKHVEINKCLSKLEHSDLMDNERKMIERRLLQLIAQAWHTNEIRTQRPTPFEEAKWGFAVIENSLWQAVPEFLRQLNASAVEFFGFNIPVELNPIRFSSWMGGDRDGNPFVTADVTCQVLRLARWKAADLFLKDIQALSDELSMVKCTEEFRQKYGDHIEPYRAVVKELRSKLMTTLTYYDDLLTNRTPRVSENEIITCDEQLWEPLYDCYQSLQASGMRIIANGLLLDCLRRIRCFGVTLSRLDIRQESTRHTEAIAEITRYIGLGDYAQWSESDKQAFLIRELSSRRPLLPLNWSPSAPTQEILDTCRVIAEQPEGVISCYIISMAKTASDVLAVHLLLKECGVPYHLPVVPLFETLDDLAASESVMTELFNIGWYRGIINNKQMVMIGYSDSAKDAGMMAASWAQYCAQEAIVNLCHKLNIELTLFHGRGGTIGRGGAPAHAALLSQPPRSLKNGLRVTEQGEMIRFKLGLPAVAVGSLGLYASAILEANLLPPPEPKAKWRELMNELSASSCKIYRDIVRGEKDFVPYFRSATPEQELSKLPLGSRPAKRNPNGGVESLRAIPWIFAWMQNRLMLPAWLGAGASLRQAIEKGQRNVIEEMCETWPFFSTRIGMLEMVFSKTDTWLSEHYDQHLVDPSLWYLGNALREQLKQDIQTVLSLSHENQLMSDLPWVAESIALRNVYTDPLNLLQVELLRRLRTNPDNVNADVEQALMITITGVAAGMRNTG
- the purR gene encoding HTH-type transcriptional repressor PurR — protein: MATIKDVAKMAGVSTTTVSHVINKTRFVAEETEKLVLDAIQQLNYSPSAVARSLKVNTTKSIGMIVTSSEAPYFAEIIHAVEEYCYRQGYSLFLCNTQNNVEKIKNHLEMLIKKRVDGILVMCAEYTQDSLDLLANFTSLPMVVMDWGPNNKNTDIIQDNSFTGGYIATKYLIDNGHKDIGIIAGELSKTTAKTRYEGFIKAMKEANLVINPDWVMEGYFEPEDGYECMNKILAQDTLPTAVFCCNDVMALGAISAISERGLRVPEDISIIGYDNIHASRFYSPPLTTIHQSKSRLGARAVTLLFERINEKSDLHETIEMHPELVVRKSVKSLL